The proteins below come from a single Hemitrygon akajei unplaced genomic scaffold, sHemAka1.3 Scf000098, whole genome shotgun sequence genomic window:
- the LOC140723031 gene encoding NACHT, LRR and PYD domains-containing protein 3-like isoform X1 has translation MSVWTVSLCLTVSPSPIYRIDRNGLTDSCAGNLASALSTNRSLTELYLRRNNLGDSGVKLMSAPLREPECKIQRLWLGENSLTESCATDLGDALSKNDSLMMLELGRNELRDLGVKLVSASLSSPDCKLKQLWLRDVGLTDSCIEDLVSALMTNPSLNDLDLGSNSLTDRSVPDLQRLILEHPSLQQFGLRNNPFSSDRENQLKSLQEERPGLRVDL, from the exons ATGTCTGTATGGACAGTTTCTCTGTGTCTTACAGTCTCTCCCTCTCCGATCTACAGGATAGACAGAAacggtctcacagattcttgcGCAGGGAATCTTGcttccgctctcagtacaaaccgatCACTAACGGAATTATACTTGCGTAGAAAtaacctgggagattcaggagtgaaattgaTGTCTGCGCCTCTGAGGGAgccagagtgtaaaatacagagactgtg GTTGGGAGAAAATAGTCTCACAGAATCTTGTGCCACAGATCTCGGGGATGCTCTTAGTAAAAATGACTCACTGATGATGTTGGAACTTGGTCGCAATGAACTTCGAGATTTGGGAGTAAAACTGGTGTCTGCATCCCTGAGCAGCCCAGACTGCAAATTAAAGCAACTGTG gctgagggatgtcggTCTTACAGATTCTTGCATCGAGGATCTTGTCTCTGCTCTCATGACCAACCCCTCATTGAACGATCTGGACCTGGGTTCGAATTCCCTCACAGACAGATCTGTCCCCGACCTTCAGAGATTGATACTTGAGCACCCAAGTTTGCAACAGTTCGG GCTAAGGAACAATCCATTCAGTTCAGATAGAGAAAATCAGTTGAAATCGCTGCAGGAGGAGAGACCCGGACTGCGTGTGGACCTATAA
- the LOC140723031 gene encoding NACHT, LRR and PYD domains-containing protein 3-like isoform X2 has protein sequence MSAALRNPECKIQRLWIDRNGLTDSCAGNLASALSTNRSLTELYLRRNNLGDSGVKLMSAPLREPECKIQRLWLGENSLTESCATDLGDALSKNDSLMMLELGRNELRDLGVKLVSASLSSPDCKLKQLWLRDVGLTDSCIEDLVSALMTNPSLNDLDLGSNSLTDRSVPDLQRLILEHPSLQQFGLRNNPFSSDRENQLKSLQEERPGLRVDL, from the exons atgtctgcggctctgaggaacccggaatgtaaaatacagagactgtg GATAGACAGAAacggtctcacagattcttgcGCAGGGAATCTTGcttccgctctcagtacaaaccgatCACTAACGGAATTATACTTGCGTAGAAAtaacctgggagattcaggagtgaaattgaTGTCTGCGCCTCTGAGGGAgccagagtgtaaaatacagagactgtg GTTGGGAGAAAATAGTCTCACAGAATCTTGTGCCACAGATCTCGGGGATGCTCTTAGTAAAAATGACTCACTGATGATGTTGGAACTTGGTCGCAATGAACTTCGAGATTTGGGAGTAAAACTGGTGTCTGCATCCCTGAGCAGCCCAGACTGCAAATTAAAGCAACTGTG gctgagggatgtcggTCTTACAGATTCTTGCATCGAGGATCTTGTCTCTGCTCTCATGACCAACCCCTCATTGAACGATCTGGACCTGGGTTCGAATTCCCTCACAGACAGATCTGTCCCCGACCTTCAGAGATTGATACTTGAGCACCCAAGTTTGCAACAGTTCGG GCTAAGGAACAATCCATTCAGTTCAGATAGAGAAAATCAGTTGAAATCGCTGCAGGAGGAGAGACCCGGACTGCGTGTGGACCTATAA